TTCCCGGCCCGCCAACAATAGATTTTCACCTTTATGACACCATGTACGTAATTGACACTCCTACCCTGTGCAGGTTTGCCGCTATCGTGTTGCTGCTGTTCACGTTGTTCTACTATGCGTTCAAAAGGCTGCTGCTGTATCCATATCTTTCTTTGCTACATATTTTGGCCATCTGGATAGTGCCATTGTATCTCTTTACAGACAACCACCGGCCTGGCCCGGTGCATACACTTGGTTCCAATGTGGATGCGGCGGTGATATATCTGTTTGCACAACTAATCCCTGTCTTGCATCTCCTGATAAGTATAACATCATACTTCGGGAAACGCAAGCCATAAATAACAAAATAAAAAACAGATCTTTTTTCAGATATTAGTCGCCGGATCAAACCACATCGCAACTATGTCGTCAAGAAGAAACTTCCTCCTGCAGGCAGCCCTGGGTACCGCAGCCACCGCTATCGGGCCATTGGCTGCCTCTGCGAGCTATGCCCCTAAGGCCGCAGCCCCGGAACTGCCTGTTGGTGTGGCGGGGTATACCTTCGCCAAATTCAACCTGGATCAGGCTATTACCATGATGAACCGGGTAAATATCAGGAATATCTCCGTAAAGGATATTCAGCTGCCCCTTAACAGCAGCCCGGAGAAAATACAGGAAGTATTGGGTAAGTTCAGCGCCGCCGGAATAAAAGTGTATGCGGTAGGCGTTATATACATGAAAACCCGGCAGGCGGTAGATGACGCATTCGAATATGCCAAACATGTAGGCGTGCCAATGATAGTAGGCGTGCCCACACCGGACCTGCTGGACTACGCTGAAGAAAAAGTAAAAACCTATAATATCCGCCTTGCGGTACACAACCACGGACCGGAAGATGCGCTTTATCCCGGCCCGAAGAATGCCTGGGATCTTATCAAAAACCGCGATGCCCGCATTGGCCTCTGCCTGGATATAGGCCACGCCACCCGCGCAGGTGAAGAACCTTACAAAGCTGTACTGGCCTATAAAAACCGGATCTTTGATCTGCACCTGAAAGATGTAACCGTTGCCGCAAAAGACGGAAAAGCAACAGAGATTGGCCGGGGGGTGATCGACTTCAAAAAATTCGTGGAAGCCCTGAAAAAGATCAACTACCAGGGCGTATGTAGTATTGAATACGAAAAAGATATGGGCGACCCACTGCCGGGGATAGCGGAATCGATGGGGTTCTTTAAAGGAGTGGTGGCTACCGTATAGTCTGCTTGCCTTTAAAGAATTACGAATTAGGAATTACGAATTACTGGTGTCCGGTAAAACTTAGGCTTGATCAAAAAGCCTAGGTTTTACGGGCATAAAAGGTTCAAAAAAGGGATATTTAAAGTTCCAGGCCCCTATGTGGCAAATAGCAAAAGCGGAGAATCTTTAGCTTTATACTGATTGAACCTGTCTAAAAGGCTTTTTTCGGCCGCCGTGATAAAGGCTTTAAGGTTCATATAAGTCATCATATGTAGCCTGACCATACTAACCAGATTAGAAAAGGACCATTTGCATTTGTAGTTAGAGCTGATTACTTTAAGAATAAGATCAGCAATCATTACACACCAGATTTGTATTTTAATAGCATTGGGGCTATCTCCCAGAAAGTATCTAAGGGGATAATTTTGCTTTAGCCGCTTAAATAATAATTCAATCTGCCACCTTTTATGATAACAATCAGCTATAGTAGCAGGTTTGAGATGAAAATCATTAGTTATAAATTCAAAGATATGGCCGCTTTTTTTGTCCTTATAAGTAATAAGTCGGGCCTTTACCTTAGCATTTTTTTTATTATGATTATGTCCTAACTCAATTTCCCGGTCAGCTAAAACCCCCTTGTTTACCTGCGACTCACTGATGGGACGATCTTCGATAATTGTATGAATGGAACTATCGATGTTACGGGTTATCCATGTAATGGCTCCTTCATCCAAAGTGTTATAAGCACTATAGTCTCTGTATCCTTTATCAAATACCAGGATTGACCCGGCAGGTAACACCACTTTTTTAAGAAAGGAAACATCAGCTTTGGCAGCAGCGCTGAATCTAACCATACAGGGTACATCCTGATCGCTTCTCATTAAAGTGTGTACTTTAATACCGCCTTTGCGTCTTCCATCCATATCAGATTTACCTGCCCCTTTTAATATCTGCTGAAACAGGCTGATAGTGGTAGAATCAAACAGATAAAGTTTTGATGCCAGTTTTGCCGGCCGGCTGTCCGGTAAAAATTGTCCATACCGCTTTAATAGTTCCAGGTAGATGGCTTCAAAAACTTTTGTACCTCTACGTATACTGGCATCAGAAATAGTACTCCTTCTGGGCGGATGGGTGATGCCCAGATGGGCTAGTCGGTGCTCCCAGGCCAGCATGCCTGTAGTAACCTCCCGCAAGGAGCTACACTGATTAATTATACTGTAAAGTAGCGTCACCAGATGATCATAGGTCTTGAATCGCTTACAGCAACGATCTGCCTGATAGTGAATGGCTAATTTGTTCACCAGCGGTCTGGGAATAAAAGAAAGTAACTGACTAAATATCGGCTGTCCGGTAAAATATATACCTTTACTCATGGTACTTTTTTTAAGTGTGGTAACTTGAAAATACCAAAAAACGGGGACGATTGTCCCCGTTTTTATTCATTGACTTCTTTTTTTCCCCGGACACCAATGATTACGAATTCGTAATTCCCTAAAATCTGTACCCAATACTTCCCAAAAACCTCCTTCTCATCTGAGGTTCTATAGTACTCCAGCCTTTGTAATATTCTTTATCGGTAAGGTTATCCAGCTTCAATGCGATATTGAATTTGTTGACGGTGTAGAATACAGACGCATTCAGAATCGTATATGATGGTAACGTAAACGTACCGGCAAGGTTTCTGTTCATGATCATATTTTCTCCGAGGTAGTTGCCGCCAAAACCAATACCCAGGCCTTTTACAGCGCCCTGCTGAATTTTATAGGTCACCCACAGGTTGGCCATGTCTTTAGGACCTGCTTCTTCCGGGCGCTTGCCCAGGAAATCCTGGTCTGCTTTAACGAATTTACTTTCGTTGTGGCTATAACCGGCTATGATATTGAGCCCGGCTATAGGGTTAGCGGTGATTTCTGCTTCCACACCGCGACTGGTACGCTCGCCGCCCTGTTCATAGAAGCCTACTTTCAACGGTACCTGCATCACAATATCCTTTACTTTGATATCATAGTAGCTCACTGATCCTGTAATCATACCGCCCATCAGGTTTACTTTCACGCCTCCTTCCAGCTGATTGGCCTGTTCGGGATGGAAAGTTTTTACGGTACCGTCGTTCTGCACTTTGGGTGCGCTGTTCGCATTGGAGAAACCGTTCATATAATTAGCGAAGATCGACAGGGTATTCATAATAGGCTGATATACGATACCGAACTTAGGCGACAATGTAGTTTGTTCAAATCTGCTGTTTGGTTTTACAGTAGCACCTCCGTTTTTGAAGTGATCTACCCGTACACTGGCCATAGCAGACAGGTTAGGCAGGAAGTTGAACACATCAGACACATAAGCGCTGTACACTTCGTCGGTAAGATTAGAATTCGTTACTGCGGAAGCATTCAACAAAGAATCGGTATGCTGCTTCGAAAGTATACCATTGTCGAATCCTTTCATATTAATCGTACCTGCGCCTACATAACCGGTATTGTTACTTTGTGTATTACGGCTGAAATAATCCAGTCCGGCTACTACCCTGTTACGGAACTGCCCAATCTTGAAATCGCCCACAAAATTCTGCTGCAGATCCGTTGTACTGGTAGTTCCATTCTGGTAGCTGATGAACCGGTTAAATGTAGGGGAAATATCCGGAAAACCGGGCGTTGCAGCGGATGCTTCATACAGGTAGGAATAATATCCTTCTGAACGGGCTGTTCCTCTTGATACAATAGTCTGGGAAGTCCACTGATCGGAGATCTTGTACATTGCCTGTGCCTGAATGCTGGTGGTGGGCGTTTTGATGCTCAGGTTGTTGCTGCTGTAAGAACGCCTGTAGTCATATCCCAGCTGTTGCAGGTTCTTAGCAAACAGCGGATGAAAACGGTCCAGGAAAAGCATGGTTGGATTGGTGCTTTCAGCTGATAAGAACTCGGTATTCAGCATCAGCGACAGCCTGTCATTAACATGATAGGTCAGCGAAGGTGCAATAAACCGTTTCTTCACGAAGCCGGCATCCTGGTAGCTGTTTTCCTCATGCCAGGCTCCTGTTACACGGAACAATATTTTCTTGTCTTTATCGAGCGGTGTATTAAGGTCCGCGGTGATGCGGTTAAGTCCATAACTCCCGCCGGTGTAATTGATTTCGCCCCCGAAGCCGTCGTACGGCTTTTTAGTCACCGTGTTGATCAGCCCGCCGTAAGAGATCACGGAACTGCCAAACAGCGTTCCGGAAGGGCCTTTAACTACTTCAATACGATCTACGTTGGCCACATCTGATCCGCCATTGGTCAGTCCTGGTAAACCATTGATCAATGTTGGCTGTACGGCAAACCCTCTCAGGGAGTAATAACCGGCGCCATCACCAGCGCGGCCGGTGGAAGACCATAATTTGCTAACGCCCGGCGCATTGTTCAGCGCGTCTTCATAGCGGGTAGCCACCTGGTCTTTTATTACTTCGGAAGATATCACACTGTATACCTGCGGATTCTCAATATTTTTCAGCGGCAGTTTAGCCACATACTCACTGCTTCTTTTGGCATATTTGTTACGTATAGCCGTTACTTCTACTTCGTTCAGACTCTTTTCCGAGACATTCAACTCCAGGTCTATTGTCAGTGTTTTGTCTTTCTCCACAGTAACCTGCCGGCTCGTGGTTTCATAACCAATCAGCGATACCTGTATGGTATACTCACCTGGCGCTATATTACGTAGTAAGTAGGCGCCGTTATCGTCGGTCAGCGTGTGTTTCTTAGTGCCCTTGAGCACTACTATCACGCCCGGCGCGGGCTTATGATCCGACGTGAAGATCACACCTTTCACACTCCCCCCATTATCAATATCTTCTGCGAAAACTGTTGTTATCATGGAAAAGAGGAACAGCAAACATGCGGTTGTTCCCTTACTGATCAGATGCTTCATCCTTTATATCTTTGGTTATCCGTTGAAATTGCAGGCGCAAAGATCACTATCGGCTAACCAGGATCAGAGACGTAAAGGGAAATTCATTTACGCAATGCGGAAAAATCAATACAGCGCATACAATCTGCCTTCTCCCGGCAGAAAAGTATCTGTGAGCCTGTTTTTCCGATAGCTGCAACGTTCCTCGCTCCCGGAAATAGCCGAGATCCGTTTAACTGCCCTTATCGCCTGGCTCACCCGGAAAACAGGATGCACGCTGTCTTTCAGCGACCTGTTCACGATCATCACGTATTGTTTTCCATCTTCCGGTCTGACAAACAAACTTATCAGCAGGTCATTTTCCGGACCCTCCGGGGTAACCACAAATCCGGCAGGAATCCTTACCGTACTTTCCGGCACGCTGGCGCCTGTATGATACACCTCTTTTGCATCCAGCTGTATCAACGTCCGTCCGATGGCCTTGATAGCGCTGTTAAGCGCCTTAAAGGGCTCGTACAGGTCAGTCTTTTTGCCGCTGGTATCTACAACTGCATTGGTAAACTGTTCCGTACTTCCGCCCAACGGTGTCCAATAGGTAAACCATACCGGCAGTTTAATACCATAGGCCAGGTTGGTATAAACGTTGTAACGGAGGTCGTTAGCGCCGGGTCTTCTCAGGCCTGTCGAAGTACCGATCGACTGTAAGTAAGCAGACGTGCGCACGTGATACTTCAGCCCGATGCGCCGGATGATATCCAGGTTCCGGTAGTAAGGCCCTTCTCTCAACGTGCCGTCTGTCATGAACGGATAGTTATCGAACGACAAATAGCGGAGGCGATCCGCCCCCACCAGTTGTATCCATTTTTCAACATACTCCGACGCATAATCGATTCCCGGAAGAGCGCCGGTAGCGTATATCGGGAGCAGGTTTACATGCGGTACTTTAGTACTGTCGAGCTGCAGCAGGCGCTGATATTTTCTGGCCACCCCGGGCAAATCCTTCAGTACGGGTTCGTCTTGCACATAGTAGCCGGCGGTGGCCTTCAGCCGGCTATAATCGGCCACCATTGCCGCCGCTGCCGTATCGCTGCCATTCACACGTTCATCGGCCACAAACATTTCTATGCCGTGCCGGCCGGCCATTTCCAGCATATTGATTTTATCTTTCACCGGCAGCCACAGGGAAATATCCTGAATAAGATCGATATGTGCTTCCCGGATGGCAGTATAACATTCATCCGTTGTATGCTGCAGATCCGGAGCTACATAGATTCCTATTTTCATTTCGCCGGCTGCTGTGGTGTCTTTTGTCGGGTTACCGTTACCGGCAGTCAGCGACAGTGCCAGTATAAAGGATAAAAGCATATGTTGTTATAATTTTTTTTAGTGAGACAACTACTGCAAAGTTATTTTCCTGATCCGCTGGTTGTAGCGGTCCAGTACATATAGCACACCATTTCCGGCGGTAGCGATTCCGGTTGGCACGGTAAAGCGTGCTACGCCTCCTGCCCCATCCGCATATCCCTGCGCGCTGCCGGCAATGGTCACTACTTTATTGGTACCGGCTTCGATCCGCCTGATGCGGGAGGCCGAATCAGCGATCAGGGGTGCATCAAACTGGTGGCCACAGCCTGCTACATAGATGTTATCTGCTGCATCGAGGGTGATGCCCCAGGGATGCTCAAAACGCGCATTGCTGCCTACTCCGTCGGCCCAACCTGTTTGGCCTGATACACCTGCGATGGTAGTCACACTCCAGCTGGAAGTATTCACTTTGTAAATCACCGAAGCCAGGTTATCCGCTATCACCAGGTTACCCTGGCTGTCCATAGTGATGCCTCCGGAGTTGACCGGCACGCTCAGCGACCTGGTGGTCATAGCGCCTGCAGCCGATATCTCATACAGCTTGCCCTGACCGGCGGAAGTGAGCGCACTCACCGTATATACCTTCCCCGTGTTTTTATCTACGGTGATCCCATGAGGAAACGGTACAACCCAGCCCAACACAGTACTGACAACGCCCGCCGGCGTGATTTTCCTCACGGCCCAGTTCCACGAATCTGCTACATATACATTTCCACCAGCATCTGTAGCCACTCCCGCCGGATGATCGAACAAGGCGCCGGTACCGGTGCCATCGGTCTTGCCCTGTACACCGGGGCTGCCGGCAAAGGTAGTCACCGCGCCAGCGGGGGTGATTTTCCGGATGCAATGATTATTGATATCTGCTACATAAATATTACCCGCTGCATCTGTAGCCAAACCGGTGTTGGTGGTAAAATTAAATTGCGCCAGTACGCCCTGTCCATCTGCGAAGCCCGCTGTTCCGCTGCCTGCCAGCGTACTCACCATGGCAGCTACCGGCGCCTTCTGCAATGCATAAAGTTTTCCTTCTCCCGGCAGGAAGTTATCCGAAAGAACATGAGTGGCTGCTGAAAAATTTGTAGCATCTTCCAGCCCGGTGCTCCTGGAAACCTGTGTTACATTGGCAACATCTGCACCTGTATTGAAAGTAAAGGTATTACTGCTGACAAAAGATTTATTCACCACCATGATGTACTCCTTCCCTGTTACCGGGTTCACCAGATCACTGATGATCACGGCATTTGCAGCGCCCTGCACCTGCCACAGGAAATTGGCCGGTGGCCGGCTGGTACCGGTGGGAATAGAAGTACCGGTATGATATACAGCGATGGCATCTGTGCCCGACAACACCCTGCCCAGCTGCCTCATCTGAGCGTTGAGCGCGGCGAACGGATCATAGAGGTCCGTTTTATTGCCCGACATATCAATGATCCCATTCGTAAATGTTTCAAAATTATTGACAGGCGTAATGTAGGTAAACCAAACCGGTAACTTAACCCCATATGCCAGGGTGGAATACACGCTGTACCGGAGTTCGTCGGCGTTAGGCCTGCGCAGGCCGATGGAGCTGCCTATCGACTGCAGGTAAGCGGATGTTTTGATATGATACTTCAATCCTAACCGCCTGATAACGTCCAGGTCGTTGAAGTAAGGTACTTCCCTGAAAGTACCGTTCGAGAGGAACGGGTAATCATCCATCGACAAATACCGTAGATTCGAGGGACCTACCTTTTGTATCCAGGCATCTACATAATCTGTTTCATAGTTGATACTGCCCAGCGCACCGGTAGCGTAGCTGGGGAACAGGTTTACATGCGGGATTTTCGCGTTATCGACCGCCAGTATTTTATTGTACCTGGTGGCAGCATCCTGCAACTGGCTTACGGTTGGCTCGTCTTTGATATAGTATCCTGCGGTGGCCGGATGATTCATATAAGTATTGACCATCGCCGTGATATCCGCATCTGTTCCGTTTACCCGCTGGTCTGCCACAATCATCTTCAACCCGTGGTTGCTGGCCATGTTGAGCATCGTAAGCTTGTCTGTAGGTGTAGCCTGGTCGGATATATCGATGATGAGATCAACGTTGGCATCCCTGATCATCTGATACTGCACATCTGTAGTCATGCTGAAGTTGGGAGCAATGTAGATGGCCACAGGAATGGAGCTATCGCCAATGGGACCGGCCAGCTCCAGCTGCTGATTTTTTTTGCTGATGGAAGATAATTGGGCCTCCGGCTTTTTGCAACCGGCTCCCAGCAATACTAACAGCACACTCACGCAGGCCCCCATTTTTCGTATAAGCGATACATGTTTCATGATCAACGGAGTTTACAGGTAAATAAAAACTGTTTGACAGATAAGCGTGTAACTATTCAGTGATAATTTTTCTGATGCAGTAATTATCGCGGTCCAGCACGTACAGGGTTTTTCCATCCTTTGCACAGGCGATGCCGGAGGGGATAGAGAATTTTGCGGCGCCCCCCGGACCATCTGCAAAGCCCGGTGCATCGCCACCTGCGATGGTGCTCACCTTGCCGGTAGCAGGTACAATCATCCTGATATTGGAACCGCTGGTGCCGGGAACGGCATCGAACTGGTGCCCGCATCCTGCTACATAAATATTGCCCGCTGCATCGGTAGTAATGCCCCAGGGATGTTCAAACCGGGCCGTAGCACCTATCCCATCCATCCAACCGGTAGAATTGGCCAATCCGGCTACCACTGTCGATTCCCAGCTGGTGGTGTTGATCCTGTACACCACAGAGCTTCCGTTATCGGGCACCAGCAGATCGCCTTTACTGTCGATGCAAATGCCTCCCGCGATGAGATTGACGCCCACCTGGTGTTCCGTCATGGCTCCTGTTGGCGACACTTCAAACAACCTGCCCTTTGTAACTACCTGCAACGCGCCAACCACGTACATTTTGCCGGTGCTGTTATCAATAGCCACCGCGTGAGGAAATGGCAACACCCATCCCAGTATGGTGGATACATCGCCTGCAGGCGTAATCTTACGCAATGCCCAGTTCCAGGTGTCAGCCACCAGCACATTGTTGTCTTTATCGACAGCAACACCAGAAGGATGATCAAATAGAGCAGCAGCCCCCTTTCCGTTGACGTTGCCCGACACACCCGGTTTTCCGGCCAGCGTGCTCACGGTACCATCAGGCGTAATTTTCCGGATACAGTGATTATTGATATCGGCCACATAGATATTGCCATCCGGACCAACCGCCATACCTGCATTGGTGACGAAATTGAATTTGGCGGCAGCTCCCTGCCCGTCTGCAAAGCCGGACGTTTTCGCTCCGGCCATCGTACTTACTGTTCTGGCGGGCACATACAGGAAATCGGTAGCTGTTTCCATGTGCTGTCCGGCAATAGTGATGACGATCTTCCCGGTGCCCGCTCCCCTGGGAACGCGTACCAGTATACGTTTCCGGTTGGCGCCCAACACCTGTGCATCCATACCGTTCACTTTCACATTGATCGCTGCGGTATCTGTACTGTAGTTATCACCATAGATCATCACCTCTGCTGCCTCGCTGCCTTCTGTAGGAGCGAACCTGTCGATAGACATAGGGAGATGGACGTTATGAATATATCCCTGGTCTACCTGCCTGAAAACACTTTCCTTACAGGAAACAAAGACCAGTAATAGCAATCCTGTGAAAAAACTATATGCTGTTGTTCTCATATAAATATCTTTAGCTGCTTTCATCAATTATATCCGGGATTCTGGGTAAGCGCGGAGTTCTTATTCATTTCAGACTGTGGTATGGGGAACAGGTCGAATGCATCGTTGTATACCCTTTGTTCCACCAGGAAAGGCTGGTACGTGAATGTCTGATCACCGGTTTTGGTGATGCTCATCCCCATGGCATTTTTCATCGCGTCTTTGCCGATGCGCCACCTGCGGATGTCCCAGAAGCGATGTCCTTCAAAGGCAAGTTCCACGCGGCGTTCGCGCCTGATGCGCTCCCGCATCTGTGCCTGCGACAGGCCGGCAGGTAATGGCGGCATCCCTACTCCCGGGCGGCAACGCACATCGTTCACAGCTTTGTATACTACCTGGTCCGGCGCTGCCAGGGTTTCATTCAGGGCCTCTGCATAATCCAGCAGCGTTTCCTCGTATCTCATATAGATCCAATAATGATCGCCGGGGCGGTTATCGGGTGTTACGCTGCCGTTTTCATCCAGCAGCTTGCGCAGGTAGTAGCCGGTTTGGGTCAGACTTCCTTCAGCAGAAGTCAGTCCATCGAGGCCTCCGACGTAGGTCTGGATTGTAGCCTCCTTCCACTTGCTGCCGTTGAAGAGGATGGATGCCGCCAGCCGAGGATCCCTGTCGGCATACGGATTTGAAGGATCGTAGCCGGCACCTGCATCCGTGATCTTCAGCCCGTTTTTCATATCATAATCGTCGACCAGGTTCTGAGTAGGCTGTATCCATCCCAGGCCTCCCTGGCTGGGAATAAACATCTGCTTCAGCCAGGTGTTATTATTGATAGTCGACTGGAAGATGATATTGGCCGCATTTCTTTTGTGGAACAATGCGGTATAATCTCCATCTACCTGATAAACACCCAGGTCAATCACCTCTTTGGCGGCACCTGCAGCACGCTGCCATGCAGCGGCATCATTCGAGGGGTTATGTAACAGGCTGGCGGCATACAACAACGTTTTTGCTTTCAGCATCATGGCGGCGCCTTTGGTGGCCCTGCCGGTATTCGCGGAAGTATTGGCGAGCGGCAATAAGGCGGCAGCTTTATCACAATCGCCGGTGATGAATTGCACTACCTCTGCTTCTGTATTTCTTGGAAGATTTAAATTGTCGGAGATGTTCAGCACACGGTCTACGACAGGCACTGCGCCATAGCGCCTGAACAGTTCATTGTAAAACCATGCCCGCAGGAAATAGCTTTCGCCTTTCATCCGGCTGCGGCCAGTTACCTGCGAGGGATTCACTGCCGGTA
The genomic region above belongs to Chitinophaga sp. 180180018-3 and contains:
- a CDS encoding TonB-dependent receptor — encoded protein: MKHLISKGTTACLLFLFSMITTVFAEDIDNGGSVKGVIFTSDHKPAPGVIVVLKGTKKHTLTDDNGAYLLRNIAPGEYTIQVSLIGYETTSRQVTVEKDKTLTIDLELNVSEKSLNEVEVTAIRNKYAKRSSEYVAKLPLKNIENPQVYSVISSEVIKDQVATRYEDALNNAPGVSKLWSSTGRAGDGAGYYSLRGFAVQPTLINGLPGLTNGGSDVANVDRIEVVKGPSGTLFGSSVISYGGLINTVTKKPYDGFGGEINYTGGSYGLNRITADLNTPLDKDKKILFRVTGAWHEENSYQDAGFVKKRFIAPSLTYHVNDRLSLMLNTEFLSAESTNPTMLFLDRFHPLFAKNLQQLGYDYRRSYSSNNLSIKTPTTSIQAQAMYKISDQWTSQTIVSRGTARSEGYYSYLYEASAATPGFPDISPTFNRFISYQNGTTSTTDLQQNFVGDFKIGQFRNRVVAGLDYFSRNTQSNNTGYVGAGTINMKGFDNGILSKQHTDSLLNASAVTNSNLTDEVYSAYVSDVFNFLPNLSAMASVRVDHFKNGGATVKPNSRFEQTTLSPKFGIVYQPIMNTLSIFANYMNGFSNANSAPKVQNDGTVKTFHPEQANQLEGGVKVNLMGGMITGSVSYYDIKVKDIVMQVPLKVGFYEQGGERTSRGVEAEITANPIAGLNIIAGYSHNESKFVKADQDFLGKRPEEAGPKDMANLWVTYKIQQGAVKGLGIGFGGNYLGENMIMNRNLAGTFTLPSYTILNASVFYTVNKFNIALKLDNLTDKEYYKGWSTIEPQMRRRFLGSIGYRF
- a CDS encoding IPT/TIG domain-containing protein — encoded protein: MRTTAYSFFTGLLLLVFVSCKESVFRQVDQGYIHNVHLPMSIDRFAPTEGSEAAEVMIYGDNYSTDTAAINVKVNGMDAQVLGANRKRILVRVPRGAGTGKIVITIAGQHMETATDFLYVPARTVSTMAGAKTSGFADGQGAAAKFNFVTNAGMAVGPDGNIYVADINNHCIRKITPDGTVSTLAGKPGVSGNVNGKGAAALFDHPSGVAVDKDNNVLVADTWNWALRKITPAGDVSTILGWVLPFPHAVAIDNSTGKMYVVGALQVVTKGRLFEVSPTGAMTEHQVGVNLIAGGICIDSKGDLLVPDNGSSVVYRINTTSWESTVVAGLANSTGWMDGIGATARFEHPWGITTDAAGNIYVAGCGHQFDAVPGTSGSNIRMIVPATGKVSTIAGGDAPGFADGPGGAAKFSIPSGIACAKDGKTLYVLDRDNYCIRKIITE
- a CDS encoding IS4 family transposase, yielding MSKGIYFTGQPIFSQLLSFIPRPLVNKLAIHYQADRCCKRFKTYDHLVTLLYSIINQCSSLREVTTGMLAWEHRLAHLGITHPPRRSTISDASIRRGTKVFEAIYLELLKRYGQFLPDSRPAKLASKLYLFDSTTISLFQQILKGAGKSDMDGRRKGGIKVHTLMRSDQDVPCMVRFSAAAKADVSFLKKVVLPAGSILVFDKGYRDYSAYNTLDEGAITWITRNIDSSIHTIIEDRPISESQVNKGVLADREIELGHNHNKKNAKVKARLITYKDKKSGHIFEFITNDFHLKPATIADCYHKRWQIELLFKRLKQNYPLRYFLGDSPNAIKIQIWCVMIADLILKVISSNYKCKWSFSNLVSMVRLHMMTYMNLKAFITAAEKSLLDRFNQYKAKDSPLLLFAT
- a CDS encoding RagB/SusD family nutrient uptake outer membrane protein; the encoded protein is MKLRLIICVAAVICTTGCSKVNDYLNKAETGGLTEGEVFGDYVQTESYLANIYADLPNEWMPVNSFTYAVASDEAKCPVVYFNGPQVFTKGLLSPTYNPIDAWGGLYASLRKVNRFIEKIDAVPAVNPSQVTGRSRMKGESYFLRAWFYNELFRRYGAVPVVDRVLNISDNLNLPRNTEAEVVQFITGDCDKAAALLPLANTSANTGRATKGAAMMLKAKTLLYAASLLHNPSNDAAAWQRAAGAAKEVIDLGVYQVDGDYTALFHKRNAANIIFQSTINNNTWLKQMFIPSQGGLGWIQPTQNLVDDYDMKNGLKITDAGAGYDPSNPYADRDPRLAASILFNGSKWKEATIQTYVGGLDGLTSAEGSLTQTGYYLRKLLDENGSVTPDNRPGDHYWIYMRYEETLLDYAEALNETLAAPDQVVYKAVNDVRCRPGVGMPPLPAGLSQAQMRERIRRERRVELAFEGHRFWDIRRWRIGKDAMKNAMGMSITKTGDQTFTYQPFLVEQRVYNDAFDLFPIPQSEMNKNSALTQNPGYN
- a CDS encoding TIM barrel protein codes for the protein MSSRRNFLLQAALGTAATAIGPLAASASYAPKAAAPELPVGVAGYTFAKFNLDQAITMMNRVNIRNISVKDIQLPLNSSPEKIQEVLGKFSAAGIKVYAVGVIYMKTRQAVDDAFEYAKHVGVPMIVGVPTPDLLDYAEEKVKTYNIRLAVHNHGPEDALYPGPKNAWDLIKNRDARIGLCLDIGHATRAGEEPYKAVLAYKNRIFDLHLKDVTVAAKDGKATEIGRGVIDFKKFVEALKKINYQGVCSIEYEKDMGDPLPGIAESMGFFKGVVATV